The genomic window GCCGGTGGTGGGGCGCCTCGCCATCCCCGGCGGCAACCCCAAGGCCAGCGACGGCGCCGCGCCGATCCGCAGCCTGGCCCTGCGCTTCCAGCCGACCGACGGCCAGGAATGGCGCACCGGCATGAACGCCATGCCGGTCTTCGTCGTGCGCGACGTCGCCAGCTTCTACGCCCTGCAGCAGGCCACCGCGCCGCAGCCGGGCACCGGCAAGCCCGACCCGGAAAAGGCCGGCGCCTTCTTCAAGTCGCACCCCGAGACACAGGCCTTCCTGCAGTGGGCCAAGTCCTCGACACCGTCCTCCAGCTACGCCAACAGCGCCTACTACAGCCTCAACGCCTTCTACCTGGTGAACAAGGAAGGCAAGGAACAGCCGGTGCGCTGGTCCGTGCAGCCCGAAGCGCCGGTCGAGCCATTGGCCGCCGACAAGCGTGGCGACGCCGACTTCCTCGCCGACGAACTGGCCCAGCGCATCGCCGCCGGCCCGCTGCGCTGGCGCCTGCAGTTCACCCTTGGCGAACCCGGCGACAGCACCGTCGACCCCACCCAGGCCTGGCCCGCCAGCCGCCGCACCGTGGACGCCGGCGAACTGGTGATCGAACGCCTGCAACCGGAAATCGGCGGCGACTGCCGTGACGTCAACTACGACCCGCTGATCCTCCCCGACGGCATCCGCGCTTCCGACGACCCGCTGCTCAGCGCGCGCTCGGCCGCCTACTCGGAGTCCTTCAACCGCCGCACCCGTGAGCAGGCCCAGGAGACCCACTGATGAAACCGACGTACTTCCCGCTCCCCCTGCGCGTGCTGCACTGGCTGATGGCGGTGCTGGTGCTCGCCATGCTGCTGATCGGCTTAGGGATGGTCGCCAGCGTCTCCCCGCGGCACGCCGCGCTGGTCGCCATCCACAAACCCCTGGGCGCCGCGCTGCTGGTGCTGGTGCTGCTGCGCATCCTGGTGCGCCTGACCAGCCGCATCCCCGCACTGCCCAGCGACATGCCCAGCTGGCAACGCCGCGCCGCGCACCTCTCGCACCTCGTGCTCTACGGGCTGCTGCTGGCCCAACCACTGGTGGGCTGGACCATGCAATCCGCCGGTGGCTACCCCGTCGTGCTCTGGGGCGGCGTCGAACTGCCCGCGCTGGTCTCGCCCTCGGTACAGCTCCACACCGTACTGCGCAGCGCCCACACCGTCATCGCCTACGCCTTGCTCGCGACCATCCTCCTGCACCTCGCCGCCGCGTTGTTCCACGGGCTCATCCGCCGCGACGAAGTCCTCCCCAGCATGACCGGCGCCCCCATGCCGCGCCGTTCCACTGGGGATCGACCATGAAGGCGTGGCTCGCTGTCGCCTGCCTCTCCACCTCCTGCGCGGCCCTCGCCGCGCAGGACGCACCACCGCCGCAGGACTACCACGACGGCCAGCAGCTCGACATCAAGCGGGTGGTGCAACAGCCGGACCTCGACTTCTGCGGGATACGCGAGGTGAAGATGACCTACGAAGACAGCGCCGGGCAGCGGCACAGGCTGCGGTATCCGGTGTGGGGGCAGGGGTGTGGGAATGAAAACTGAGGGGCTGCACGAATCAGCATGACGCGCGCCGGGAATGGTGCGGCACTCCGCGCCCATCTTATGATGGCTGCCTAGGACACCGTTCTGCATTGGAGGCAGCCTTTGAGCGCTCAACTCGAACTTTCGGACCGCTACACCGGCTGCCTGCTCGGCCTGGCCTGTGGCGATGCCGTCGGCACCACCTTGGAATTCACCAACCGCGCGAGCCTTACGCCGATCAGCGACATGGTCGGTTGCGGGCCGTTCGGCCTCAAGCCGGGGCAGTGGACCGACGACACGTCCATGGCCCTGTGCCTGGGGGAAAGCCTGCTCACGTGCAATGGCTTCGACGCCAGGGACCAGATGACGCGCTACCTCAACTGGTGGCAGTGGGGCTACTGGAGCGCGACCGGGGAGTGCTTCGACATCGGTATGACCGTTCGCCAGGCACTGAGCACCTTCCAGGAGACCGGCGAGGCCTTCGCCGGTTCTACCGATCCGGCGACTGCCGGCAATGGCTCGATCATGCGTCTGGCGCCGGTCGTGCTGTATTACTACCCGGACCTGCGCGAGGTCTCAGCGGCCGCCGCCCAAAGTTCACGCACCACCCATGGTGCGACGGAGGCGGTCGAGTCCTGCCAGTTGCTGGCGCAGGTATTGGCCAATGCCCTGGCCGGCCAATCCAAGGATGAGCTGCTGACTCTCTCGCCGGAGCGCTACAGCGAACCCGCCATTCGGGAACTTGCCGCCGGCAGCTTCCGCCACAAGCGCAGGGAAGACGTGCGCGGCACTGGCTACTGCATTGCCTCGCTGGAAGCGTCGCTCTGGTGCTTCTGGTCCACCAATAGCTACGCTGCCGCCGTGCTGGAAGCCTCCAACCTCGGCGACGATGCCGACACCACGGCCGCCATCACCGGGCAGATCGCCGGTGCCTATTACGGCAAGCAGGGTATTCCCGCCCACTGGCTGGCGCGACTGCATCAGCGGGCCGATATCGAGGAGATGGCCCTGGCCTTGCTCAGGGCAGCGCAGGCACGGGCCTAGCGGCTGGCGCTAATTGGGGCTGAGCCTCTGGGGCGCACGCGTCTTCACCTATGGCGGAAGATCAGGCTTCACAACGAAGAATACTTTTCGTCATTCTGCTCCCGGCGGCGAACCGGTTCGGGGACAACGGTGCTTGCACGACGATTGAGCCGTTGCGGCTCCACAGTCCCTTATTAGGCACGGCTAAGCAGCAACGGCCAGCTGGGGGCATCGGCGAGGGGCGTTGTGCAATTCCTCACCAGAACCTCCAGCGGCATTCGCGCCGCTGGCGGTCCGTTTCTCAGGTTAAGCCAGCGCTTCCGCCACTGGAACCGCCGCACGCTTGTTCACCAGCTGCAGCAGGGGGATCGGGTTCGAGCGTCAGTACCCGCGTGATTCATCCAGCGCCGGCCCGCTCTCCCGCGCACTCGGAGCCTGTTGGGGCACTGGGTGTGCCTGGCGTTTGCGCGCCCATTTGACCAGCCGGCTCATGGCGATGAAGCCAGCGAAGATCAGCATCGGGTAGGCGTAAAGCAACTCGCCCAGGCTGTACTTCCAGGCCAGGGGACGACCGACACCGAGCAAGGCTGCGTAGAACCAGGAAACCGCCGAGACCGTGCCGGCAAAGATGCTCAGGGCCCGCATGCCCGGTTCGAGCTGGAGCAAGGAGCCCGCCCGCATCAGGGCGGGCATGACCACCGAATGCAACAGGCTGCCGTTGACCGTGAGCAGGGCGACGATGAGGACCTTGGCTTGCAGCTTGGGATTGAGGAGGTACTCCAGCCCCTTGGCGGACATATCCAGCAGCACGATGAGCACGCCGGAAAACCAGAGCATCTGCAGCGCCAGGGTGATGGTGCGCTTGAGCGTCTCCATGGGCGCCTGCTCGAGGTGAATCGAATCCGAACCTTTCAGGAGCTGCTTGATCATGGCGAAGTCACTGGTCAGGACCAGGCCAATCGCGACGCAACAGGCGATCAGGTGGGTGTAGACCACACCCAGGCGGACGAACTCCATGACTGCTTCGCGCTGCAGCAGCGAAGTCACTACGTGAACGAATTCCATGATTTGTCTCTTGTTTTTGGAATGGGCCGCCGGCTGTGCGGGGCCATGACGAAGCGTCGGGTGGGGGCTTGCGAGCTACCGTGCAGGTTTATCCATGTGCGGCGGAATGTTATTTGCAAATAATTCTTACTGGCAAGAACAAAAAGCAGTACCCGCGTGCCGATTCGACGGGGCGCGGAGCGGTATCCGGGCGTATGGATTCCAGGATTTCAGAGGTTTTCAGGCGAAGGACTGAGCTGGAAGAAACCGTGAAGGGCGGTAGTGCGTAGGTATGCGCGAGTGGAGCCGTGGCGGGAGAAGGAGGCCTGCTATGAAGCAGGCGCCCGAGTCGTGTCGGGTGTGGTCGCTCCAGCGCGCGGGAGCCTGCGAAACTTCCGTACTGTCTCCACGAACGGCGTCACGATCAGGCTCCACAGCGACGAATACTTCTCGTCATCCTGCTCCCCGGCACCGAACCGGATCGGCTCCGGCGCGCGCTGGGTGACGTAGAGCGTGCCGAACATCCAGTCCCACAGCGACAGGTTGATGCCGAAGTTCTTGTTGAAGTGGCGGGGCGCGTCGCTGTGGTGGATCTGGTGCTGGGCAGGGCTATTTATCACGTGCTCGACCACCGGCCCGAACGACAACCACACATGGCTGTGGCGCAGGTTGGTCGCCAGCACGTTGAACAGCAGGATCATGTAGGTCACGCCGAACAGCGTGTAGGCGCTGATCTGCCCACCGCAGAGGTACCAGAAGATACCCGCGTAGGCCCCCAGCAGCACGGTGCCGGCCAGTTGCGCCGCCAGCTTCTCCACGAAATGCACGCGGCTCGCGGTGATCGGCGTCAGTACCGCCGCCGAGTGATGCACCTTGTGGAAGGCCCACAGCCAGCGCGAGTGGAAGGCGCGGTGGACCCAGTAGTTCTTGAAGTCGCTGACCAGGAACACCCCGAAACCGTATAGCAGTGACAGGCCGAGGTTCGTCCCCATCTGCGGCCGCGCGCCCCACAGGTGGGTGAAGAAGGCGATGTAGTCGCCCGAGCGCAGGATGTACGGATCGACCAGCCCGATGATGGGCACCAGCAGCGCCACGTTGAGGATGCCGCGCACCAGGTAGTAGCGGTAATCCAGCAGCGCCGAACGGTGGAAATTCACCCGACTGCCGCCAATGAACTGCCAGAACGACGCCGCCTCCGTCAGTCCCTGTTGCCGGCGGAAGCGGAACACCGCATAGGCGATGGCGTAGGAGCACAGCAGGAACACCACGCCGACGCGGCCGCTGAGGTCGAAGAGGCCGGCGACCTGGTTGGTGATGGGGGTGATTACCCACTCGGTGAAATGACGGTGGATGTGCGAGAGATCGGGCATGGGCGTCAGGCGTTGATCGTGTCGGTAAGCCGCGGCCTTGAGGCCTGCAGTCGGATTTGCGACCCGTGAAGTCGCTTGTTCTTGTTGGCGTGACAAAGCGGAGCACTGGAGCCGGAGTGCTTCATACGCTGTCACGCATGTCGATCAGGATGGGACGTGGTGGTTCCTGCTGTCAAAGCCTGGGATCGCTGGAGCAGGGACTGTCGACAGGAGGTCCTGAGCGTCCTGACCCGCGAACAGAGCCGAACTGCTGATGGGTGAGGGATGGCGCGGGAGAGGGGGCGGGGAGGATTGGCTGTTTGGAGTGGGTGGGTTCGCGAGCTCGCTCCTACAAAAGTGGGCGGCTGCGATTCCTGAGTTGGGCGTTGCCCTCTCCCCAGCCCTCTCCCTGAAGGGAGAGGGGGCCGATTGGTGTGTGGGGATGGGGTGGGGTCAGCCGGTTGGAGCGGGCGTGCTCAAGCCGCCGGCGGGGTGCCTTCGGCGTTGGCGACCACGGCGTCGATCTGGATCAGGGCGCCTTTGGGCAGGGCTGCAACGGCTACCGTGCGGCGGGCGGGGACGCCGCCGGGGAAGTAGGTGGCGTACACCTCATCGACGGCAGCGATGTCATCGATGTGCGCCAGGAAGACGTTCACCTTCACCACATCGGCCAGGGTGTGGTCGATGCTTTCGACGATGGCCTTGAGGTGCTTGAGGCACTGGCCGGCCTGTTCCCTGATGCCGCCTGCCACCAGTTCGCCGGTCTTCACGTCCAGTGGCAGCTGGGCGGAGATGTGGTTGTAGTGGGAAAAGGCGACGGTCTGGGTGGAGTAGGGGCACGTCGGTGCGGCGTCGGTGTTGTGGGCCTTGATGACGATGCCGTGGCGGTCTTCGACGGCTTGCGGGGGCGTGCCGTCGCCGTGGGAGACCACGGCCTCCACCTGCACCAGGGCATCCAGCGGCAGGGCTTTTGCCTGCACCACGGTGCGCGCGGGCACGTAGCCGACGGCGCGGGCGATGGCTGAGTCGGGGAAGAAGGTGGTGTACACCTTGTTCACGGCGGGCATGTCGGTGAGGTGCTTGACGAAGACGGTGATGCGCACGATGTCATCGAAGGGTACGTCGATGCTTTCGAGGATGGTCTTGACGTTGCGCAGGCATTGCCGGGTCTGTTCCTCGATGCCGCCGGCCACCAGCTTCCCGGTGCGCGGGTCGATGGGCAGCTGGGCGCTGAGGTTGTTGTAGTGGGAGAAGGCGACGCTCTGAATGGACAGCGGGCTCAGCGGCGCGCTCTCGGCGTTGCGCTCGACCTTGACCAGATCGCCGGCCTGCGGGGCGTTGGGGATGGTGCCTTCGCCGCAGGTGATGAGCGCTTCGACCTGCACCCGCGCGCCCAGCGGCAGGGCCGCCACGGCGACGGTGGTAAGCGTCGGCAGGTAGGTGGGGAAGAAGGCGGCGTGCACCTTGCCGACGACGTCGGCGTCGGCGATGTCGGTCAGGAAGAGCGAGAGGCGCACGGTGTCGTTCAGGCTGTGGCCGATGCTGTCGATGACGGCCTTGAGGTTCCGGAAGCACTGCTCGGCCTGTTCCTTGACGCCGCCCGCCACCAGCTTGCCGGTGCTCGGGTCGACCGGCAACTGCGCGGCCAGGTTGTTGTAGTGGGAGAAGGCGACGGTTTGCGAATACGGGCCGAGGTGTTGCGGGGCCTTGTCGGTGTTGCGGGCGAGAACTGCGTTGTAGCCACTCATGTTGGTGCTCCCTGGTTCGCTGGGAATCCGTGGATGGGGTGGCAAACGCTTCGTCCAGTGCGATATCGGTCGTTGCCACTATCGGTTCAGACGACGGATATCAAGCTCGTCGAGAGGCACGCAGACTATCGGGTCTTCCGGGGTGACCCCGTTGACTTATGGCAAGCGTAGTGGGGTCTTCTTACCGGGTTGTTTCAATTGGCTATTGGGCTGAGTCCGAATATTGAGAAGGGGATTTCTGAAAGCGGGCGAGGTTTCTCGGGGAAGTTCGGTGCTGGGCCTTTTCCCTCTCCCCAGCCCTGGCTGCGCGCCCCGCTCCGAAGGGAGAGGGGGCAGTTTGTGCCGGCTGACAGCTTGGTTTTTCCTGTAGAGGCCCCTCCACAGACGTGTGTGCGCGCCGCTCGCTGTCCTTGCCGGCTGATGCTGCTGGTTCTCCTTGCGCCGGACGGTCCCCTCTCCCTTCAGGGAGAGGGTTAGGGAGAGGGGCTCCTGCCGGCTGCCGGGGTCAGAAGATGTAGTCCGTGGTCAGGAAACTGGAGTCGCGGTCGCGGATGATCTGGCTGATCAGCGCCTTGTTGGCGTCGGTGAAGCGTGTGGCCACCAGCGTGCGGATGGAGAAGGTGCGCAGCGCGTCATGGACGGAGAGGGTGCCCTCGGCGGAGTTCTTGCGGCCATTGAAGGGGTAGCTGTCCGGCCCGCGCTGGCATTGGGCGTTGATGTTGATGCGGCCGACCTGGTTGACGAAGGCATCCACCAGCGGGCCGATCTGCTCGGGATCGTCGCCGAACAGGCTGAGTTGCTGGCCGTAGTCGGACTGCAGGACGTAGTCGATCACCTCGTCCAGCTCGCGGTAGGGCACCACCGGCACCAGCGGGCCGAACTGTTCTTCGTTGTACAGGCGCATGTCGGCGCGCACCGGGCTGAGCAGCGCCGGGTAGAAGAAGCTTTCGCGGCTCTTGCCGCCGCCGGGGTTGATGACCTTGGCACCCTTGGCCAGGGCATCCTGCAACAGGCCGTTGAGGTAGTCGACCTTGCCCGGCTCGGGCAGCGGCGTGAGCGCCACGCCTGACTCCCAGGGCATGCCGGGCTTGAGTTCGGCGAGCTTGGCGCTGAACTTGTCGAGGAAGCTGTCCAGCACGTCTTCGTGGACGAAGAGGATCTTCAGCGCCGTGCAGCGCTGGCCGTTGAAGGAGAGGGCGCCGGTGATGGCTTCGCTGACGGCGTTGTCCAGATCGACGCTGGGCAGGACGATGCCGGGGTTCTTGGCGTCCAGCCCGAGGGCGGCGCGCAGGCGGTGCGGGCGCGGGTGGAGCTTCTTCAGGTCGGCGGCGCCGGAGTGGGTGCCGATGAAGGCGAAGACGTCCACCTTGCCGCTGGCCATCAGCGCGCTGACGGTCTCGCGGCCGCGCCCGTAGATGACGTTGATGACGCCCGGCGGGAAGCTGTCGCGGAAGGCTTCGAGCAGCGGGCGGATCAGCAGCACGCCGAACTTGGCGGGCTTGAAGACCACGGTGTTGCCCATGATCAGCGCCGGGATCAGCGTGGTGAAGGTCTCGTTCAGCGGGTAGTTGTACGGGCCCATGCACAGCGCCACGCCCAGCGGCACGCGGCGGATCTGCCCGAGGGTGCCCTGTTCCAGCTCGAAGCGGCTGGAGCGGCGGTCCAGTTCCTTGAGCGCCTGGATGGTGTCGACGATGTAGTCGCAGGTGCGGTCGAACTCTTTCTCCGAGTCCTTGAGGTTCTTGCCGATCTCCCACATCAGCAGCTTGACCACGGCCGTGCGCTGCTCGCGCATGCGGGCGAGGAAGCGCTCGACGTGGGCGATGCGCTCGGCCACGCGCAGGTTGGGCCATTGGCCCTGGCCGTTATCGTAGGCGGCCACGGCGGCATCCAGCGCGGCGAGGGCGGCGTCGGCATCCAGCAGTGGCGTGCTGCCGAGGATGACCTGTTCGTCGCCCTGGTCGGTGGCGAGGAAGATCGGGCTGCGCACCGGGGCGAGCGGGCCGTCCCAGCGGCGCAGTTCACCGTTGACCAGGTATTCGCGCTGCTCGACGGGCGCATCGGGGCGCCAGGCGTCGGGGATATCGGTGAGGCGGGGGAACAGGTGGTCGAGCGAGTGGTTGTCGGGCATGACTCATCCCTCGGGGAAGGTGGGCGACAGGTCAGTTTTAGATCGTAGTTGTCTTAAGGTAAATCGATTCAGCAAGTGGGTCGATGACCGGTGTAGGAGCGCGCCATGCGCGTGATCGCGGGCATGGCCCGCTCCTGCAAGGGAAGTCCGAAGCTGGGCTGGCCTGGAGTCGTAGGGCGAATAACCGCTTGCGGTTATCCGCCGGCTTTCTTCAGGGGTGTGCAGGGGCTGTGGCGGATAATCCGTTCCGGGTCATGCGCCCTACGGGTGTGCCGGGCTGGGCTGTGGCGGCGGAGCAGGCTGCAGGAGTTCCTGCTGCTCGGCGTAGCGGGCACGGATGTCGAAGTCACGGGGCCAGGCGGGCTGGGCGGGGGCTTTCGGAGTTGCGGAGGAAGTCACGGGCGATACCTCGTTGCAGGAATCCGGGGCGAATGGCGGCATTCGCCGGGTGGGGTGCATCAGCTCCCTGTAGGAGCGCCCCATGGGCGCGATCGCGGGCATGGCCCGCTCCTACAGGGGGGCTAACTACGTCAGACGAACAGCGACAGCAGCAGGATGAACAGCAGGCCGACCACCGAGAGGATGGTTTCCATCGCCGTCCAGGTCTTGAAGGTCTCCATCACGCTCATGTTGAAGTACTGCTTCACCAGCCAGAAGCCGGCGTCGTTGACGTGGGAAAGGATCAGCGAGCCGGCGCCGGTGGCCAGCACCAGCAGCTCGCGGTTGACACCGGGAATCAGGTCGATGACCGGCACCACGATGCCCGCGCCGGTGATGGTGGCGACGGTGGCGGAACCCGTGGCGATGCGGATCACCGCGGCCACCAGCCAGGCCAGGAGGATCGGCGAGATCTGCGCCTGCACCGCCATGTGGCCGATCACGTCGCCCACGCCGCTGGCCACCAGCATCTGTTTGAAGCCGCCGCCGGCGCCGATGATCATCACGATAGCGGCGGTGGGGGCGAGGCTCTGGTCGAGCAGCTTGAGGATCTTCTTCGAGTCGAAGCCGCGGGCGTAGCCGAAAGTGTAGAGCGCCAGCAGCAGGGCCAGGAGCAGGGCGGTGATCGGGTGGCCGATCATGTCCAGCCAGGCGCGGACGATGTGGCCGTCGGCGAGCATCACGTCGGCGAAGGTCTTGAGCAGCATCAGGAACACCGGCAGCAGCACGGTGAACAGGGTCACGCCGAAGCTGGGCAGGTTGCTGGTGTCCGGTTCGTGGGCGATCTGCGCCACCAGTTCCTCATTCGGCTGGCCGGGGATCACCTTGGAGATCCAGGCGCCGAAGATCGGGCCGGCAATGGCGGCGGTGGGGAGGGCGACCAGCAGACCGTAGAAGATGGTCTTGCCGATGTCCGCGCCGAACACGCCGATGGCCAGCAGCGGGCCCGGGTGCGGCGGCACCAGGCCGTGCACGGCGGAGAGGCCGGCGAGCAGCGGGATGCCGATCTTGATCAGCGACACACCGCTGCGCCGGGCGACGATGAACACCAGCGGCACCAGCAGGATGAAGCCGATCTCGAAGAACAGCGGAATGCCGACGAGGAACGCGGCGAGCATCATCGCCCAGTGCACGCGTTGCTTGCCGAAGGCCTGGATCAGCGTGCGGGCGATCTGATCGGCGCCGCCGGATTCGGCCATCATCTTGCCGAGCATGGTGCCCAGGGCAAGGATGATGCCGACGAAGCCAAGCACGCTGCCGAAGCCGTCCTGGAAGGATTTGACGATGGTCGCCACCGGCATGCCGGAGGTGAGGCCGAGGAAGCCGGCGGCGATGATCAGGGCAATGAACGGGTGGATCTTCAGGCGCGTGATCAGGAGGATCAGGCCGATGATGGTGACCACCGCATCCAGCAGCAGATAGGTGTCGTGGGACATGCCGAGCATGGGGCTCTCCTGTTGTTGTCGTTGTGCCGGAGCGGCTCTTTCTTTCTTCGATGGAGTGGGGTAGCGCTATCTTTCGAGGGCAGACGCTATCGGTGTCAGTCGCTGGCGTGCTGTCGCCACCAGAGGTGCGCGGCTTCCGCCAGCTCTTCGAGCGGACGGGTGGCGTCCAGGCGCAGGGTCAGCGGCTCGCTGGTCGGCACCTCGAGGGCGGCGAACTGGCTGTCGATCAGGCTCGCCGGCATGAAGTGGCCGGGGCGGGCGGCGACGCGCTGGGCGGCGGTTTCCGGGGTAAGTTCCAGGAACACCACCCCCAGGCCGGGCACGGCGCGACGCAGGCGTTCACGGTAGCTCAGCTTGAGCGCGGAGCAGGTGAGCACGGGGCGCTGGCCGGCGGCGATGGCTTTCTGCAGTTCGCTGGCGAGGGTGTCGAGCCAGCCGGCGCGGTCCTCGTCGGTCAGCGGGATGCCGGCGCTCATCTTCTGGATGTTGGCTTCGGGGTGGAAGGAGTCGCCTTCGATGGCGAACGCGCCGCTGCGCAGGCACAGGGCCTCGCTGACGCTGGACTTGCCGCATCCGGCGACACCCATGATGAGCACGGCATCGATGGCGGGGAGCATGCAGGGCCTCGGTGATGAGACAGCGCTATCTTTGTGGGGCGTAACGAAAAGCATCGGCTGCCTCCGTATTCTTGTCATTCTAGTCGGTGTGTCTCGGCGCTTCGGCGCGTGCTGTCAGGTCGAGCAAACGGCGGCGGGCGGGACCGGTGGAAGCCGGTCTCAGGCAATTGCCCTGGCTGCGAGACAGCGCTACCTTAGTGCCTCGATTTTTGTTTGGCAAGCCGCCCGATGACCGCCCGGAAGAACGACAAGAAAAACGACAGAAGCTCGCGCACCACCGGCAAACCCACCCTCAACGATGTGGCGCGCAGTGCCGGCGTCAGCCCCATCACCGCCTCGCGTGCCCTGCGCGGCGTGAGCACGGTGGCCGAGGAACTGGCGGACAAGGTCCGCCAGGCCGCCGCCGACCTGGGCTACGTGGCCAACCCGGCCGCCCGCGCGCTGGCTTCCAAGCAGAGCCACAACATCGTGGTGCTGGTGCCTTCGCTGGCCAACCAGCTGTTCATCGAAACCCTCGAAGCCATCCACGCGGTGATGCATCCGCGCGGCCTGGAAGTGCTGATCGGCAACTACCACTACTCCCGCGACGAAGAGGAGAACCTGCTGCGCAACTACCTGGCGTACCAGCCGCGCGGCCTGTTGCTCACTGGCTTCGACCGCACCGAGAGCGCCCGGCGGATGATCGAGGCCAGCGGTGTGCCGGCGGTCTACATGATGGACCTGGACCCCGGCGCCGGGCTGCATTGCGTGGGCTTTTCGCAGATCCGCGCGGGGGAGGCCGCGGCCAGGCACCTGCTCAAGAGCGGGCGCAAGCGCCTGGCCTACATCGGCGCGCAACTCGACCAACGCACCCTGCTGCGTGGCGAGGGCTACCGCCGCGCGCTGCAGCAGGCCGGCTGCTATGACCCGGCGCTGGAAATCCTCACGCCGCGCCCGTCCTCGGTGGGCCTGGGCGGCGAGCTGTTCCGCCAGTTGCTGGCCAGTCAGCCGCAGGTGGAAGGCATCTTCTTCGGCAACGACGACCTCGCCCACGGCGCCCTGCTCGAGGCCATGCGCCACGGCATCCGCATTCCCGAGCAGGTGGCGGTGCTGGGCTTCAACGACCTGCCCAGCTCGGAATTCATGGTCCCGCGCCTGTCGAGCATCCGCACCCCGCGCAAGGCCATCGGCACCCACGCGGCGGAGCGGCTGCTGGACCTGATCCACGACAAGCCGG from Pseudomonas sp. GCEP-101 includes these protein-coding regions:
- a CDS encoding catalase family peroxidase encodes the protein MTETPPNVPLRLAAIGAVVLGVAAVFAYVAGWLDPQRLTPAGVIDTLEHNGGVYPGYRRNHAKGLCVIGHFDSNGAAADLSRASLFSVGRVPVVGRLAIPGGNPKASDGAAPIRSLALRFQPTDGQEWRTGMNAMPVFVVRDVASFYALQQATAPQPGTGKPDPEKAGAFFKSHPETQAFLQWAKSSTPSSSYANSAYYSLNAFYLVNKEGKEQPVRWSVQPEAPVEPLAADKRGDADFLADELAQRIAAGPLRWRLQFTLGEPGDSTVDPTQAWPASRRTVDAGELVIERLQPEIGGDCRDVNYDPLILPDGIRASDDPLLSARSAAYSESFNRRTREQAQETH
- a CDS encoding cytochrome b, whose protein sequence is MKPTYFPLPLRVLHWLMAVLVLAMLLIGLGMVASVSPRHAALVAIHKPLGAALLVLVLLRILVRLTSRIPALPSDMPSWQRRAAHLSHLVLYGLLLAQPLVGWTMQSAGGYPVVLWGGVELPALVSPSVQLHTVLRSAHTVIAYALLATILLHLAAALFHGLIRRDEVLPSMTGAPMPRRSTGDRP
- a CDS encoding DUF2790 domain-containing protein — translated: MKAWLAVACLSTSCAALAAQDAPPPQDYHDGQQLDIKRVVQQPDLDFCGIREVKMTYEDSAGQRHRLRYPVWGQGCGNEN
- a CDS encoding ADP-ribosylglycohydrolase family protein; this encodes MSAQLELSDRYTGCLLGLACGDAVGTTLEFTNRASLTPISDMVGCGPFGLKPGQWTDDTSMALCLGESLLTCNGFDARDQMTRYLNWWQWGYWSATGECFDIGMTVRQALSTFQETGEAFAGSTDPATAGNGSIMRLAPVVLYYYPDLREVSAAAAQSSRTTHGATEAVESCQLLAQVLANALAGQSKDELLTLSPERYSEPAIRELAAGSFRHKRREDVRGTGYCIASLEASLWCFWSTNSYAAAVLEASNLGDDADTTAAITGQIAGAYYGKQGIPAHWLARLHQRADIEEMALALLRAAQARA
- a CDS encoding sterol desaturase family protein, whose translation is MPDLSHIHRHFTEWVITPITNQVAGLFDLSGRVGVVFLLCSYAIAYAVFRFRRQQGLTEAASFWQFIGGSRVNFHRSALLDYRYYLVRGILNVALLVPIIGLVDPYILRSGDYIAFFTHLWGARPQMGTNLGLSLLYGFGVFLVSDFKNYWVHRAFHSRWLWAFHKVHHSAAVLTPITASRVHFVEKLAAQLAGTVLLGAYAGIFWYLCGGQISAYTLFGVTYMILLFNVLATNLRHSHVWLSFGPVVEHVINSPAQHQIHHSDAPRHFNKNFGINLSLWDWMFGTLYVTQRAPEPIRFGAGEQDDEKYSSLWSLIVTPFVETVRKFRRLPRAGATTPDTTRAPAS
- a CDS encoding RidA family protein produces the protein MSGYNAVLARNTDKAPQHLGPYSQTVAFSHYNNLAAQLPVDPSTGKLVAGGVKEQAEQCFRNLKAVIDSIGHSLNDTVRLSLFLTDIADADVVGKVHAAFFPTYLPTLTTVAVAALPLGARVQVEALITCGEGTIPNAPQAGDLVKVERNAESAPLSPLSIQSVAFSHYNNLSAQLPIDPRTGKLVAGGIEEQTRQCLRNVKTILESIDVPFDDIVRITVFVKHLTDMPAVNKVYTTFFPDSAIARAVGYVPARTVVQAKALPLDALVQVEAVVSHGDGTPPQAVEDRHGIVIKAHNTDAAPTCPYSTQTVAFSHYNHISAQLPLDVKTGELVAGGIREQAGQCLKHLKAIVESIDHTLADVVKVNVFLAHIDDIAAVDEVYATYFPGGVPARRTVAVAALPKGALIQIDAVVANAEGTPPAA
- a CDS encoding NADP-dependent glyceraldehyde-3-phosphate dehydrogenase yields the protein MPDNHSLDHLFPRLTDIPDAWRPDAPVEQREYLVNGELRRWDGPLAPVRSPIFLATDQGDEQVILGSTPLLDADAALAALDAAVAAYDNGQGQWPNLRVAERIAHVERFLARMREQRTAVVKLLMWEIGKNLKDSEKEFDRTCDYIVDTIQALKELDRRSSRFELEQGTLGQIRRVPLGVALCMGPYNYPLNETFTTLIPALIMGNTVVFKPAKFGVLLIRPLLEAFRDSFPPGVINVIYGRGRETVSALMASGKVDVFAFIGTHSGAADLKKLHPRPHRLRAALGLDAKNPGIVLPSVDLDNAVSEAITGALSFNGQRCTALKILFVHEDVLDSFLDKFSAKLAELKPGMPWESGVALTPLPEPGKVDYLNGLLQDALAKGAKVINPGGGKSRESFFYPALLSPVRADMRLYNEEQFGPLVPVVPYRELDEVIDYVLQSDYGQQLSLFGDDPEQIGPLVDAFVNQVGRININAQCQRGPDSYPFNGRKNSAEGTLSVHDALRTFSIRTLVATRFTDANKALISQIIRDRDSSFLTTDYIF
- a CDS encoding GntP family permease, with translation MLGMSHDTYLLLDAVVTIIGLILLITRLKIHPFIALIIAAGFLGLTSGMPVATIVKSFQDGFGSVLGFVGIILALGTMLGKMMAESGGADQIARTLIQAFGKQRVHWAMMLAAFLVGIPLFFEIGFILLVPLVFIVARRSGVSLIKIGIPLLAGLSAVHGLVPPHPGPLLAIGVFGADIGKTIFYGLLVALPTAAIAGPIFGAWISKVIPGQPNEELVAQIAHEPDTSNLPSFGVTLFTVLLPVFLMLLKTFADVMLADGHIVRAWLDMIGHPITALLLALLLALYTFGYARGFDSKKILKLLDQSLAPTAAIVMIIGAGGGFKQMLVASGVGDVIGHMAVQAQISPILLAWLVAAVIRIATGSATVATITGAGIVVPVIDLIPGVNRELLVLATGAGSLILSHVNDAGFWLVKQYFNMSVMETFKTWTAMETILSVVGLLFILLLSLFV
- a CDS encoding gluconokinase, encoding MLPAIDAVLIMGVAGCGKSSVSEALCLRSGAFAIEGDSFHPEANIQKMSAGIPLTDEDRAGWLDTLASELQKAIAAGQRPVLTCSALKLSYRERLRRAVPGLGVVFLELTPETAAQRVAARPGHFMPASLIDSQFAALEVPTSEPLTLRLDATRPLEELAEAAHLWWRQHASD